The Triticum urartu cultivar G1812 unplaced genomic scaffold, Tu2.1 TuUngrouped_contig_5515, whole genome shotgun sequence genome contains a region encoding:
- the LOC125529320 gene encoding uncharacterized protein LOC125529320, with product AGRLPGPARAQGESKNWYFFSLVKPRSAQDSRKCRIVGGGKGTWKQERGNGVVGAEGRAVGRLERFTYTPNPKEDKKPPEWLMTEFSVDQHDDGGQPRSVLCLCKIYQSPRFLKSSSKNSASARKRKSAADESPAVKRQLLFPAPPPPPIPLLPVLFPPPPPPAPNLSAEDDVWAHIGADPELNFSLEEFTAPWPCSMTAAAPSLLGSGHGSQCA from the coding sequence GCCGGCCGCCTGCCGGGCCCGGCGAGGGCTCAGGGGGAGAGCAAGAACTGGTACTTCTTCAGCCTCGTGAAGCCCAGGAGCGCCCAGGACAGCCGCAAGTGCCGGATCGTCGGAGGGGGCAAGGGCACATGGAAGCAAGAGCGAGGGAACGGCGTCGTCGGCGCCGAGGGCCGCGCCGTCGGGCGCCTGGAGAGGTTCACGTACACGCCCAACCCCAAGGAGGACAAGAAGCCGCCGGAGTGGCTCATGACGGAGTTCAGCGTCGACCAGCACGACGACGGCGGCCAGCCGAGGTCGGTTCTTTGCCTCTGCAAGATCTACCAGAGCCCGCGCTTCCTCAAGTCCTCCTCCAAGAACTCCGCGTCCGCGCGCAAGAGGAAGTCCGCCGCGGACGAATCACCCGCCGTCAAGCGGCAGCTCCTGTttccggcgccccctcccccacCAATTCCGTTGCTGCCCGTCCTGTTTCCCCCGCCCCCTCCTCCCGCACCAAATCTGTCGGCCGAAGACGACGTCTGGGCGCACATTGGTGCGGACCCGGAATTGAACTTTAGCTTGGAAGAGTTCACCGCTCCCTGGCCCTGCTCAATGACGGCAGCGGCGCCGTCTCTGCTAGGATCCGGCCATGGAAGTCAGTGCGCTTAA